From the Streptomyces pluripotens genome, one window contains:
- a CDS encoding ArsR/SmtB family transcription factor has translation MSARMHLSSAHHAHPRSPGEEQLVLAAELLALLGDGTRLALLHALTEGEADVTTLTAVCGAARPAVSQHLARLRLAGLVKTRKEGRRVIYSLADGHLLRLVDEAFKVADHRIAERRGAAGAGS, from the coding sequence ATGAGCGCACGCATGCACCTATCATCTGCGCATCATGCGCACCCGCGCAGTCCGGGCGAGGAACAGTTGGTGCTCGCCGCCGAACTCCTCGCCCTGCTCGGCGACGGCACCCGTCTCGCCCTGCTGCATGCCCTGACCGAGGGGGAGGCAGATGTGACCACGTTGACCGCGGTCTGCGGCGCCGCCCGTCCGGCCGTCAGCCAGCACCTGGCCAGGTTGCGGCTCGCGGGTCTGGTGAAGACCCGGAAGGAGGGCCGCCGGGTGATCTACTCACTGGCCGACGGGCACCTGCTCCGTTTGGTGGACGAGGCGTTCAAGGTCGCCGACCACCGGATCGCCGAGCGCCGCGGCGCGGCCGGGGCGGGGAGTTGA